A portion of the Drosophila sechellia strain sech25 chromosome 2R, ASM438219v1, whole genome shotgun sequence genome contains these proteins:
- the LOC6618938 gene encoding MORN repeat-containing protein 3, giving the protein MSTCLERFFCPNKPVCSSGRRATFYYPGGGSYSGYWLCNKHQGWGVKKTAKRTCQYFFGKKHPEGQLIYEGDWVMNKRQGVGSMLRKRGTEVQLIYSGRWYDDMKCGEGKQFYSDGCVYFGKWIKNRRHGLGIQWYNDGNIYAGEWETDFRHGLGVMFYANGNRYEGHFARGYKNGDGVFYHMHTGQIQKGMWENDNLKTSVVQDEPKIRCNSVITSYPIPRNYLKYPNEIMRKLFQMHKAFSNKPHRRFNDRVSLAFIHHHRQYASCEERFASPTIVDLYPRAEFGCTCDCENVAKNETNISQI; this is encoded by the exons ATGAGTACCTGCCTGGAACGATTTTTCTGTCCTAACAAACCAGTCTGCAGCTCGGGCAGAAGAGCCACTTTCTATTATCCTGGAGGTGGGTCCTACTCGGGCTACTGGTTATGCAACAAACACCAGGGCTGGGGCGTCAAAAAGACGGCAAAGAGAACTTGCCAGTACTTTTTTGGTAAAAAACATCCTGAAGGTCAGCTCATTTATGAGGGAGACTGGGTGATGAACAAACGACAGGGAGTCGGATCAATGCTACGCAAACGCGGAACTGAGGTACAGCTGATATATTCGGGAAGATGGTACGATGACATGAAATGTGGAGAAGGTAAGCAATTTTATTCCGACGGATGTGTCTACTTCGGAAAATGGATAAAAAATCGACGGCACGGTTTGGGCATCCAGTGGTACAACGATGGGAATATTTATGCGGGCGAATGGGAAACAGATTTCAGGCATGGACTTGGGGTAATGTTTTACG CTAATGGAAACCGGTACGAAGGACACTTTGCACGCGGATACAAAAACGGTGATGGTGTTTTCTATCATATGCACACGGGACAAATTCAAAAAGGGATGTGGGAAAATGATAATTTAAAGACGTCGGTGGTACAGGATGAACCAAAAATACGTTGTAATAGTGTAATAACATCGTATCCGATTCCACGAAACTATCTTAAGTACCCAAACGAAATAATGCGAAAACTTTTTCAAATGCACAAAGCTTTTAGCAATAAGCCCCATCGTAGATTCAATGACAGGGTCAGTCTTGCCTTTATCCACCATCACCGACAGTACGCCTCCTGCGAAGAGCGCTTTGCTTCACCAACAATTGTAGACCTCTACCCCAGAGCTGAGTTTGGATGCACTTGCGACTGCGAAAATGTTGCCAAAAACGAAACCAATATTAGTCAGATATAA